GGGTAAACCGCTCCCCCCGGTCCTTCTTCTCCGCGGCCTTCAGGGTGAGGGCCCGGGCCGCCTCCACCTTGGTGTACATGTCCGAAAGCTTAAAGGCGATGGCCTGGTGCTCCCGGAGCTTCTTCCCAAACTGCACCCGTTCGTCCGCGTAGGCCTTGGCCAGCTCAAAGGCCGCCCGGGCGATGCCCACCGCCTGGGCCGCCACCCCGATGCGCCCCGAGTCCAGCCCCGCCAGGGCGTAGGAAAGCCCCCGCCCCTCCTCCCCCAGGCGGTTCTCCTCGGGGACGAAGACGCCCTCCAGGCGCACCTCCGCGGTGTGGGCCGCGTGCAGGCCCATCTTCTCCTCGGGCTTGCCAAAGGAAAGCCCCTTGGCCCCCGCCTCCACCAAAAAGGCGCTGATCCCCGCCTCCGTGCGGGCCATGACCACGTAGAGCTGGGCCTGGCCCGCGGAGGTGATCCAGCTCTTCACCCCCCAAAGCTCGTACCCCCCCGGGACCCGCCGGGCCTCCGTGCGGATGGAGGCCGCGTCCGAGCCCGCGTGGGGCTCCGTGAGGCAGAAGGCCCCGATCCACTCCCCCCGGGCCAGGGGGACCAGGTAGCGCCTCCTCTGCGCCTCGGTGCCGAAGCGGAGGAGCATGTACTGGGGCAGGCCCGAGGTGACGGAGACGATGACCGCCACGCTGGGGTCCGCCCAGGCCATCTCCTCCAGGGCCAGGGCCCAGGTGACGGAGTCCAGCCCCACGCCCCCGTAGGCCTCGGGGGTGGTCATGCCGAGGAAGCCCAGCTCCGCCAGGGCCTTGAGCTGGGGCCAGGGGTACTTGCCCTCCCGGTCGTACTCCGGGGCCAGGGGCCAGAGGACCTCCCGGGCCACCCTGCGCACCGTGTCCAGAACCAGCCGCTGTTCGGACGATAGGGTCATCCTCCCTATCGTATCAGAGCAAACCGGTAAAAAAGCGTCACTCGCCCCACCGGGGGGCCCGCTCCGCCCTTAGGCCCAGGTGGTCCAGGACCCGCTGGGTGATGAAGGCCAGGAGGTCTTCTATGGACCTGGGCCGGTGGTAGAAGCCCGGGCTTGCGGGGAGGACCACCGCCCCCGCCTCCGCCGCCTGGACCATGGCCCGGAGGGTGGGGAGGGGCAGGGGGGTTTCCCGGGGCACCAGGATGAGGGGCCGCCTTTCCTTAAGGTGCACGAAGGCCGCCCGGGTGAGGAGGGTGTCCGCCAGGCCGTGGGCCACCTTGGCCAGGGTGGTAGCCGAGCAGGGGATGACCACCATGCCCCGGGTGGGGAAGGAACCCGAGGCGATGGGGGCCCCCAGGTCCCCGTCCTTGTAGACCCGGAAGGCCAAGGGGTAGAGGTCCTTGGGGCTTAGGCCCATCTCCTCCCAAAGGACCCGCTTGGCCCCCTGGGAGAGGACGAGGTGCACCTCGGCCAGGCCCTGAAGGGTCTTTAGAAGATCCAGGGCGTAGGGCATGCCGCTGGCCCCCGAAAGCCCCACCACCACGCGGGGAAGGTCCATGCCCCTATGGTACCGGGGCCCCACCCTAAGCTTGGTTGCCTTCCCCTTTGGGGCCCAGGGCATATAAAAACCCCGGGCCCTTGGGGCCCGGGGGGCACCCCATGGGCGGGGGGTTACTTCAGCTCCACCACCGCGCCCACGGCCTCGAGCTTCTTCTTGATCTCCTCGGCCTCGGCCTTGGGGATGCCCTCCTTGATGGGGCCGCCCTTTTCGGCCAGGTCCTTGGCCTCCTTGAGGCCGAGCCCAGTGATGGCCCTAAGCTCCTTGATGACCTCGAGCTTCTTGGCCCCCGCGTCCTTGAGGATCACGTCAAACTCGGTCTTCTCCTCCACAGGGGCCGCGGCGGCCGCCGCCGCAGGGGCCGCGGCCACGGCCACGGGGGCCGCGGCGGTCACACCCCACGCCTCCTTGAGGACATCAATGAGCTGCTTGAGTTCCAAAACCGTAGCCTGGGAAAGCTCTTCCTTGATCCGTTCGATGTCCAGCGCCATCTCCTACCTCCTACGCCGCCTTCTTCTCCGCGTACGCTTCCAAGATGCCTACCAGCTCGCGGGCCACGCCGCCCAGAACGCCCACCAGCTCCGCCATGGGGGCCTGGAGCACGCCCACCAGCTCCGCCCGGAGCTCGTCCATGGTGGGCAGCTCCGCCAGGGCCACCACGTCCTTGGCGGAGAGGGGCTGGCCCTGCAAAAGCCCGCCCTTGGCCTCGGGGATGCCCTTGGGGTTCTTCTTGGCGAACTCCTGAAGGGCCTTGGCCGCCGCCACCGGGTCCTGGTAGAAGACCAGGGCGCTGGGGCCCTGCAGGCCGTCCAGCTCGGGCAGGCCAAGCTCCTTGAGGGCCAGCCGGATCAGGGTGTTCTTGGCCACGAAAAGCCGGGCCCCCTTCTCCCGCAGGCCCCTGCGCAGGGCGTAGATCTCCTGGGCCGAGAGCCCCTGGTAGTTCACCAGGAAGAAGGAGCCACTGGCCGCCTGCAGGTTCTCCTTCAGGGCAGCCAAAAGCTCAACGTTGCGCTTGCTCGGCACGCCTTCCTCCCTTAGCGGGGCAGGGGAACCCCTCTTGGATTTTTCCGGGTTTACGAAACGCTCCCCCTCAAGCGCCTCGGCGGGATGTTTAAGGCCTTAAGCCCCCCGCTTTCTCTGGCCTTGGGCGCAAGGACGCGCCCGGGGTGCCATAGGGGAGTATAGGCCCCGCCGGGGTAAAGGTCAAGGGGGCCTGGGGCGTTCTCCCAGACCCCCCTAAACCCCAAGGCTTTAGGACTGGGGGTTGATGCGGATGGAGGGGCCCATGGTGCTGGTCACGTAGACCGAGCGGAGGAAGGTCCCCTTGGCGGCCTCGGGCTTGCTGGCCTCCAGGGCCTTGATGAAGGCCCGGATGTTGTCCGCCAGCTTCTCAGCGGGGAAGCTCGCCTTGCCCACGGGGGCGTGGATGGCCCCGGTCTTGTCGTTGCGGAACTCAATCCGTCCCGCCTTGATCTCCCGGATGATCTCCCCGATGTTGAAGCCCACCGTGCCCGCCTTGGGGTTGGGGAGGAGGCCCCTCGGGCCCAGGATGCGGCCCAGCTTGGAACCCACCGCGCCCATCACGTCCGGGGTGGCCACCACCGCGTCAAAGTCCATCCAGCCGTCCAGGATCTTCTGGATGATCTCCTCGCCCCCCACGTAGTCGGCCCCGGCCTCCTCGGCCTCCTTGATCTTCTCGCCCTTGGCGATGGCCAAAACCCGCACCTGCTTGCCCAGGCCGTGGGGCAGGGAGACCGTGCCGCGCACGTTCTGGTCGGACTTGCGGGGGTCAATGCCCAGCTTGGCGTGGACCTCCACGGTCTCGTCAAACTTGGCGGTGGCCAGCTCCTTCACCAGGCGGGCCGCCTCGTCAATGGTGTAGACCTTGCTGGGGTCCACCTTTTCCAGAAGGGCGCGGTAGCGCTTGCCGTGCTTAGGCATCCTTCACCTCCGGCGCGCCCACCACCTCCACCCCCATGGAGCGGGCCGAGCCCGCGATCATCCGGGCGGCGGCCTCGAGGTCGGTGGTGTTCAGGTCGGGCATCTTCTGCTTGGCGATCTCCAGGACCTGCTGCCAGGTGATCCGCCCCACCTTCTCCCGCCCCGCCTTGTGGGCCCCCTTCTCCAGCCCCGCGGCCTTGCGGATGAGGTAGCTGGCGGGCGGGGTCTTGGTGATGAAGGTGAAGGAGCGGTCGGCGTAGATGGTGATCTCCACGGGGACGATGGCGTCCCCCATGTTGGCCGTGGCCGCGTTGAAGGCCTTGACGAACTCCATGATGTTGGCCCCGTGCTGGCCCAGAGCCGGGCCCACCGGGGGCGCGGGCGTGGCCTTGCCCGCGGGCAGCTGAAGCT
The sequence above is drawn from the Thermus oshimai DSM 12092 genome and encodes:
- a CDS encoding acyl-CoA dehydrogenase family protein — protein: MTLSSEQRLVLDTVRRVAREVLWPLAPEYDREGKYPWPQLKALAELGFLGMTTPEAYGGVGLDSVTWALALEEMAWADPSVAVIVSVTSGLPQYMLLRFGTEAQRRRYLVPLARGEWIGAFCLTEPHAGSDAASIRTEARRVPGGYELWGVKSWITSAGQAQLYVVMARTEAGISAFLVEAGAKGLSFGKPEEKMGLHAAHTAEVRLEGVFVPEENRLGEEGRGLSYALAGLDSGRIGVAAQAVGIARAAFELAKAYADERVQFGKKLREHQAIAFKLSDMYTKVEAARALTLKAAEKKDRGERFTLEASAAKLFASGVAVEVTREAVQVLGGYGYHRDYRVERYYRDAKVTEIYEGTSEIQRYVIARELYRS
- a CDS encoding UbiX family flavin prenyltransferase encodes the protein MDLPRVVVGLSGASGMPYALDLLKTLQGLAEVHLVLSQGAKRVLWEEMGLSPKDLYPLAFRVYKDGDLGAPIASGSFPTRGMVVIPCSATTLAKVAHGLADTLLTRAAFVHLKERRPLILVPRETPLPLPTLRAMVQAAEAGAVVLPASPGFYHRPRSIEDLLAFITQRVLDHLGLRAERAPRWGE
- the rplL gene encoding 50S ribosomal protein L7/L12 gives rise to the protein MALDIERIKEELSQATVLELKQLIDVLKEAWGVTAAAPVAVAAAPAAAAAAAPVEEKTEFDVILKDAGAKKLEVIKELRAITGLGLKEAKDLAEKGGPIKEGIPKAEAEEIKKKLEAVGAVVELK
- the rplJ gene encoding 50S ribosomal protein L10, translating into MPSKRNVELLAALKENLQAASGSFFLVNYQGLSAQEIYALRRGLREKGARLFVAKNTLIRLALKELGLPELDGLQGPSALVFYQDPVAAAKALQEFAKKNPKGIPEAKGGLLQGQPLSAKDVVALAELPTMDELRAELVGVLQAPMAELVGVLGGVARELVGILEAYAEKKAA
- the rplA gene encoding 50S ribosomal protein L1 — translated: MPKHGKRYRALLEKVDPSKVYTIDEAARLVKELATAKFDETVEVHAKLGIDPRKSDQNVRGTVSLPHGLGKQVRVLAIAKGEKIKEAEEAGADYVGGEEIIQKILDGWMDFDAVVATPDVMGAVGSKLGRILGPRGLLPNPKAGTVGFNIGEIIREIKAGRIEFRNDKTGAIHAPVGKASFPAEKLADNIRAFIKALEASKPEAAKGTFLRSVYVTSTMGPSIRINPQS
- the rplK gene encoding 50S ribosomal protein L11, whose product is MKKIVAVVKLQLPAGKATPAPPVGPALGQHGANIMEFVKAFNAATANMGDAIVPVEITIYADRSFTFITKTPPASYLIRKAAGLEKGAHKAGREKVGRITWQQVLEIAKQKMPDLNTTDLEAAARMIAGSARSMGVEVVGAPEVKDA